One region of Asterias rubens chromosome 5, eAstRub1.3, whole genome shotgun sequence genomic DNA includes:
- the LOC117289950 gene encoding IgGFc-binding protein-like has product MLPTVFILVCCGGFLGDSAVSALQTNVGREFIFGFAENYRPNADPSVIITNMSPLDHENVTVHISTPVHGLLQTVHLQGLDSSKQITLPRELVPYGESPDLSVIIVNADDDIAVYAINDAHDRSMDGFTVLPKRSLGTEYFVATYEPSLSSQMLFIATEDDTVIHIQLSNHVVYKKIDVQPGRLITIDASKYEVFLLESDKDLSGTKITSNKPLAVLSGNRCAFVPVGVLTCDHLAEMLPPFTQWGKTFVIMTFLGRSSGDIYRVIAGRDNTEVTVKSQTFIVKEKEFRDFEILHGQTSFIQSDKPVLVIQYAKSFAADNVNGDPAMTIVPPMEQSVNLVKLPTYNTTKDLQTVENYVNIYAPCKEMYYSNLTLDGEVIRDIVSADRIVRVDRSDYCAVGFHIDHGMHTVAPGPQGFESFVAIAYGFAQGNSYAWPAGLATTQIVCEYLLPSSSIQYYDCRRGIIEVHIPCNVTEVKTIEECINTDCVSYDNLIFICAGVAVAAMILLQLFRYFVIGRTSLNKQQIAFGQTGLPLPPPPPEITIAAFETPSSPPPELIIRRDSLSPSMIPGSPMPSPNTRRTSRQERADRMRKK; this is encoded by the exons ATGTTACCGACCGTGTTTATATTAGTTTGTTGTGGGGGATTTCTTGGCGATTCAGCAGTATCTG CACTGCAAACTAACGTTGGACGAGAATTCATCTTTGGGTTTGCTGAAAACTACCGGCCAAATGCCGACCCATCGGTTATCATCACAAACATGTCCCCACTGGACCACGAGAACGTCACCGTCCACATCAGTACACCGGTACACGGGCTCTTGCAAACCGTTCATCTGCAGGGCTTGGACAGCTCCAAGCAAATAACACTGCCTCGTGAGCTGGTACCATACGGCGAATCGCCAGACCTATCTGTCATCATCGTGAATGCCGATGACGATATTGCAGTGTACGCCATCAACGACGCACACGACCGCTCAATGGACGGGTTCACGGTTCTACCCAAAAGGTCTCTGGGAACTGAATACTTCGTCGCAACTTATGAACCCTCCTTGTCTTCACAGATGCTTTTCATTGCTACTGAGGATGACACTGTGATTCACATTCAGTTATCAAACCATGTGGTCTACAAAAAAATCGACGTTCAACCGGGACGACTGATCACTATTGACGCAAGTAAGTACGAGGTGTTCTTGCTGGAAAGTGACAAAGACTTGAGTGGAACCAAGATCACGTCTAATAAACCTCTAGCCGTTTTAAGTGGGAACAGGTGCGCGTTTGTCCCGGTGGGTGTGTTGACGTGCGACCATCTTGCCGAGATGCTTCCCCCTTTCACTCAGTGGGGCAAAACGTTCGTGATCATGACATTTTTGGGCCGTTCTTCGGGTGATATTTACCGGGTCATCGCTGGACGCGACAACACGGAAGTAACCGTCAAATCTCAGACGTTCATTGTAAAAGAGAAAGAGTTCCGGGACTTCGAAATTTTGCATGGCCAAACAAGTTTCATTCAGTCTGACAAACCTGTGCTTGTTATACAGTATGCCAAGAGCTTTGCAGCTGATAATGTAAACGGGGATCCGGCAATGACGATTGTACCTCCAATGGAGCAGAGTGTTAACCTGGTAAAACTACCAACTTATAACACCACAAAAGACTTACAGACAGTCGAGAACTACGTGAATATCTACGCCCCGTGCAAAGAGATGTACTACTCCAACCTGACACTAGACGGGGAGGTGATTCGAGACATCGTCTCCGCTGATCGGATCGTCCGGGTAGACCGTTCAGATTACTGTGCCGTTGGCTTTCACATTGACCACGGAATGCACACCGTCGCCCCGGGGCCGCAAGGGTTTGAGAGCTTCGTCGCCATTGCATATGGTTTTGCCCAGGGCAATTCGTACGCGTGGCCGGCGGGCCTTGCCACAACCCAGATCGTCTGCGAGTACTTGTTACCCAGTAGCAGCATCCAGTACTATGATTGCAGGAGAGGGATCATCGAAGTGCACATTCCATGTAATGTAACCGAGGTTAAAACCATTGAAGAATGCATCAATACAGATTGTGTGAGCTATG ATAACCTCATTTTCATCTGCGCTGGAGTTGCAGTCGCGGCAATGATTCTACTGCAACTATTTCGTTACTTCGTTATCGGAAGGACATC ATTGAACAAGCAACAGATCGCATTTGGACAAACTGGACTGCCACTACCACCACCTCCTCCGGAGATAACTATAGCAGCCTTCGAGACTCCCAGTTCACCGCCGCCTGAACTCATTATCAGGCGTGATAGTTTATCCCCTTCAATGATACCTGGTTCGCCGATGCCTTCACCAAATACGAGGAGAACGTCAAGACAGGAACGCGCCGACCGTATGAGGAAGAAATAG